Proteins co-encoded in one Camelus bactrianus isolate YW-2024 breed Bactrian camel chromosome 6, ASM4877302v1, whole genome shotgun sequence genomic window:
- the LOC105077036 gene encoding transmembrane and coiled-coil domain-containing protein 5B, whose amino-acid sequence MGESGQDPLDDVQEMMEIPKLEATKQNLDYLNSDLEKDLQRLDKANLVLLRKIQEKEETVQSLEREVFLSVGKAREREELIHIPSEKEEALRGLEVETAKLGKKKEMLSRNVVEVQKEISRRFKNVGLDKETLKQMLAELKVRLQQSTESCANQEKELVKVESDYQSVYQLCEDQAHYIKKYQEILRQMEKEKEVLLLEKEVFKAQNYSSQIVKPGSILVETIQSNMEKTIIKKQKRIFWYRHFKYLVFMVMIFIRLLGYMLFYLQYINPDLLVDALPMVMSRDALKRLRDVLFPFLTLEVEEVLPH is encoded by the exons ATGGGAGAATCTGGACAGGACCCACTGGATGATGT GCAGGAGATGATGGAAATACCGAAATTAGAAGCCACAAAACAGAACCTCGACTACCTGAACTCAGACCTTGAAAAGGACCTGCAGAGACTGGATAAGGCAAATCTGGTTCTTCTcagaaaaattcaagaaaaagaagaaacagttcAGAG tctggAAAGGGAGGTTTTCCTGTCAGTTGGAAAAgccagagagagggaggagctgATCCACATCCCATCTGAGAAGGAAGAAGCCCTAAGGGGTCTGGAAGTAGAGACAGCAAAGCTG GGAAAAAAGAAGGAGATGCTGAGCAGGAACGTGGTAGAGGTTCAAAAGGAG ATTTCAAGAAGATTCAAGAATGTTGGCCTTGATAAAGAAACCCTAAAGCAGATGTTAGCAGAATTGAAG GTGAGACTACAACAGTCAACAGAGTCCTGTGCAAATCAAGAGAAGGAACTAGTCAAG gtAGAGAGTGACTACCAATCTGTGTATCAGCTCTGCGAAGACCAGGCGCACTACATAAAG AAATACCAGGAAATTCTGAGGcagatggaaaaggaaaaggaggtgcTGCTTCTTGAAAAAGAAGT ATTCAAAGCCCAGAACTACTCTTCCCAAATAGTGAAACCTGGGTCAATTCTGGTGGAGACCATCCAAAGCAACATG GAGAAGACCATCattaagaaacagaagagaatctTTTGGTACAG GCATTTCAAGTATCTCGTCTTCATGGTTATGATCTTCATTAGGCTGCTGGGTTACATGCTTTTCTACCTGCAATACATAAACCCAGACCTCCTTGTGGATGCCCTGCCCATGGTAATGAGCAGAGATGCCTTGAAGAGGCTGAGGGACGTCTTATTTCCCTTCCTCACTCTAGAGGTGGAAGAAGTTCTACCACATTAG